Proteins from a genomic interval of Aquabacterium sp. J223:
- a CDS encoding TraR/DksA family transcriptional regulator, producing MALNETDISTLKQRLTDRQRELGEEVRGAHEAQEDQRDRMAGEVLDSGESAEVGRRADVGHAEAERDVAEALDVQQALERIERGEYGDCTDCGMEIPVERLRVQPAAARCIDCQQAWERTHAVTATAAGHPLMQNR from the coding sequence ATGGCCCTGAACGAGACGGACATTTCCACGCTGAAGCAGCGGCTGACGGACCGCCAGCGCGAACTCGGCGAGGAGGTTCGCGGCGCCCACGAGGCCCAGGAGGACCAGCGCGACCGCATGGCGGGCGAGGTGCTGGACAGCGGCGAGAGCGCCGAGGTCGGCCGCCGCGCCGACGTCGGCCATGCCGAGGCCGAGCGCGACGTGGCCGAGGCGCTGGACGTGCAGCAGGCGCTGGAGCGCATCGAGCGCGGTGAGTACGGCGACTGCACCGATTGCGGGATGGAGATCCCGGTGGAGCGGCTGAGGGTGCAACCGGCCGCCGCCCGCTGCATCGACTGCCAGCAGGCCTGGGAGCGAACCCACGCGGTGACGGCGACCGCCGCCGGTCACCCCCTGATGCAGAACCGCTAG
- a CDS encoding ABC transporter ATP-binding protein codes for MTAPAMAAQAVAPTTDSSVLRLSNVESAYGPVKALRGVSLAVQPGEIVTVLGSNGAGKTTILKTVSGIIEPRKGSIHFRGEDITAADPSRIVQRGLCHVPEGREVFPLLSVRDNLLMGAYTRRDRDAVAREMAQVFGYFPILKERADQDAGLLSGGQQQMLAISRALMAAPQLILLDEPSLGLSPKLTQAIFEIVVRINRERGTTFLLVEQNANLALHVADRGYVLENGRIVMEDSCERLREKDDIKEFYLGMRDAGERGERRWKRKKTWR; via the coding sequence ATGACCGCGCCCGCCATGGCGGCGCAGGCCGTCGCGCCGACCACCGACTCGTCGGTGCTGCGCCTGTCGAACGTGGAGAGCGCCTACGGGCCGGTGAAGGCGCTGCGCGGCGTCTCGCTGGCGGTGCAGCCGGGCGAGATCGTCACCGTGCTGGGTTCCAACGGCGCCGGCAAGACCACCATCCTGAAGACGGTGAGCGGCATCATCGAGCCGCGCAAGGGGTCGATCCACTTCCGCGGCGAGGACATCACCGCCGCCGACCCGTCGCGCATCGTGCAGCGCGGGCTGTGCCACGTGCCCGAGGGCCGCGAGGTGTTCCCGCTGCTGTCGGTGCGCGACAACCTGCTGATGGGCGCCTACACCCGCCGCGACCGCGACGCGGTGGCGCGCGAGATGGCGCAGGTGTTCGGCTACTTCCCCATCCTGAAGGAGCGCGCCGACCAGGACGCCGGCCTGCTGTCCGGCGGCCAGCAGCAGATGCTGGCCATCAGCCGCGCGCTGATGGCCGCGCCCCAGCTCATCCTGCTCGACGAGCCCAGCCTGGGCCTGAGCCCCAAGCTCACGCAGGCCATCTTCGAGATCGTGGTGCGCATCAACCGCGAGCGCGGCACCACCTTCCTGCTGGTCGAGCAGAACGCCAACCTGGCGCTGCACGTGGCCGACCGCGGCTACGTGCTGGAGAACGGCCGCATCGTGATGGAGGACAGCTGCGAACGCCTGCGCGAGAAGGACGACATCAAGGAGTTCTACCTCGGCATGCGCGACGCCGGAGAGCGTGGCGAGCGGCGGTGGAAGCGCAAGAAGACATGGCGATGA
- a CDS encoding TetR family transcriptional regulator has translation MPPRSTSAVPASGGAPNRRDELVRVAARLFREKGFKGTTVRDIAQAADMRSGSPFYHFASKQDLLLAVIEEAVTSALQRTEEAVAGAAAALPPTERFARLVRAQYGILHDHGSDANLVILLEWRSLTPEQQATVRPLKKRYDGLWQQVIDDLHAEGRLGADPKLARRLILGAINYTTWFRPRSRAAGSIGLEEMADQTVRLFLQPAP, from the coding sequence ATGCCCCCCAGATCGACCTCGGCCGTCCCCGCCTCCGGGGGTGCTCCCAACCGCCGCGACGAGCTCGTGCGCGTGGCCGCGCGGCTGTTCCGCGAGAAGGGCTTCAAGGGGACGACGGTGCGCGACATCGCCCAGGCGGCGGACATGCGTTCCGGCAGCCCGTTCTATCACTTCGCCAGCAAGCAGGACCTGCTGCTGGCGGTCATCGAGGAGGCGGTCACCAGCGCACTGCAGCGCACCGAGGAAGCGGTGGCCGGCGCCGCCGCCGCGCTGCCGCCCACCGAGCGTTTCGCCCGGCTCGTGCGGGCCCAGTACGGCATCCTGCACGACCACGGCAGCGACGCGAACCTGGTGATCCTGCTCGAATGGCGCTCGCTCACCCCCGAGCAGCAGGCCACCGTGCGACCGCTGAAGAAGCGCTACGACGGGCTGTGGCAGCAGGTGATCGACGACCTGCATGCCGAAGGCCGGCTCGGGGCCGATCCCAAGCTGGCGCGCCGGCTCATCCTCGGCGCTATCAACTACACCACCTGGTTCCGACCCCGCTCGCGCGCCGCCGGCAGCATCGGGCTGGAGGAGATGGCCGACCAGACGGTGCGGCTGTTCCTGCAGCCCGCGCCCTGA
- a CDS encoding branched-chain amino acid ABC transporter permease, with amino-acid sequence MRFIFKTDYAQDVALAKHGGHRFWYGLLGLALLAAPWALPDYWLSQLTFICIYGVVGLGLMLLSGYTGLFSIGHAAFLGVGAYTEAWLQARGWPFPLSMVVAALLSAAVGAVVGLPALRVKGVYLGIATLAFGFIVEEGLARWESVTGGNAGKSVGSLTGFGWTADTATSFYFVCLVVVVGSTLLVLNLLRSPTGRAFVAVRDSEISAQSMGIHLARTKTLSFALSAALAGLGGALYAHQLRFISPDQFGILQSVDLLLMVVVGGLGSIHGVFFGAAFLITLPQLIALGKDVLPAAIGQAAGLQPFVYGLVLVAFVLFEPMGLYGRWLKVRTYLQLFPFYRAGLFKRQRSFQKSDRVK; translated from the coding sequence ATGCGCTTCATCTTCAAGACCGACTACGCCCAGGACGTGGCCCTGGCCAAGCACGGCGGCCACCGCTTCTGGTACGGCCTGCTGGGGCTGGCGCTGCTGGCCGCGCCCTGGGCGCTGCCCGACTACTGGCTGTCGCAGCTGACCTTCATCTGCATCTACGGCGTGGTCGGCCTCGGGCTGATGCTGCTGTCGGGCTACACCGGGCTGTTCTCCATCGGCCATGCGGCGTTCCTCGGCGTGGGCGCCTACACCGAGGCCTGGCTGCAGGCGCGCGGCTGGCCGTTCCCGCTGTCGATGGTGGTGGCGGCGCTGCTGTCGGCCGCGGTGGGCGCGGTGGTCGGGCTGCCGGCGCTGCGCGTCAAGGGCGTGTACCTGGGCATCGCCACGCTGGCCTTCGGCTTCATCGTCGAGGAAGGTCTGGCGCGCTGGGAAAGCGTGACCGGCGGCAATGCCGGCAAGTCGGTGGGCAGCCTGACCGGCTTCGGCTGGACCGCCGACACGGCCACGAGCTTCTACTTCGTCTGCCTCGTCGTGGTGGTGGGCAGCACGCTGCTGGTGCTCAACCTGCTGCGCTCGCCCACCGGCCGGGCCTTCGTGGCGGTGCGCGACTCGGAGATCTCGGCGCAGAGCATGGGCATCCACCTGGCGCGCACCAAGACGCTGTCGTTCGCGTTGTCGGCGGCGCTGGCCGGGCTGGGGGGCGCGCTGTACGCGCACCAGCTGCGCTTCATCTCGCCCGACCAGTTCGGCATCCTGCAGTCGGTGGACCTGCTGCTGATGGTGGTGGTCGGCGGCCTGGGCTCGATCCACGGCGTGTTCTTCGGCGCCGCCTTCCTGATCACGCTGCCGCAGTTGATCGCGCTCGGCAAGGACGTGCTGCCGGCGGCCATCGGCCAGGCGGCCGGCCTGCAGCCCTTCGTCTACGGCCTGGTGCTGGTGGCCTTCGTGCTGTTCGAGCCGATGGGCCTGTACGGCCGCTGGCTGAAGGTGCGGACCTACCTGCAGCTGTTCCCGTTCTACCGCGCCGGGCTGTTCAAGCGGCAGCGGTCGTTCCAGAAGTCGGACCGGGTGAAATGA
- a CDS encoding transglycosylase domain-containing protein — MPWRSITAVALLALALAGGALAAWVARVAASAPGEAELRALRLPQPSVLVSADGQTLATLRRVHLQPLPLDRMGPLLPSALVATEDRRFAEHDGIDWRRTVSAALHTATGDVQGGSTITQQLARNLFPKEIGRARSLERKVKEMVTARRIERLWTKEQILERYLNSVPFLYNVMGVEMAARTYFGRGAEELDTAQVATLVGMLKGTHYYNPVLHPQRARERRNVVLLQMARHGLIEDGALRALQARPMAVSLQRPRDGDGGAPHFAVLVRRWLNAWAEARGLDPAADGLVVQTTLDSRLQRAAESALAGQARLLQDVAAVEWSRARPPFSTDPQAYAAWARRAAGFDWFWQQRPQLLDEALRQSGAYREARQQGLDEAAALGHLRQDARAVARAKADFTRLEAGFVAVEPGTGAVRAWVGSRDFGEDQFDHVAQAQRQPGSTFKPFVYGAALEAGLTPDRGFVDEPVEIRLADGNAWRPTDMGGPSYRWMTLREGLAQSKNTITAQAMMAAGLPRVVQVARAAGVQSRLDAVPSLALGTSPVTLLEMVGAYATLATEGQRRTPWFIQQVSDRHGQVLAAYAPPDAVQALARETANDLIEMLRGPVRSGTATAIRSRYGINADVAGKTGTTQRNTDGWFILMHRDLVAGAWVGFNDQRVTMRSDHWGQGGHGALRIVGEFTREALKQGWLDAKATLPPPLRPPAPPPRPEDDLLEVDPGHPPPEAGPPLWSGASPGMAPTVPAGVIVQRVGGSTAIGDAAGMQSLRGQDAPPKTERELEQALGPVRPATPAPLATPGLGLN, encoded by the coding sequence GTGCCCTGGCGCTCGATCACCGCCGTCGCGCTCCTCGCGCTGGCGCTGGCCGGTGGCGCGCTGGCGGCGTGGGTGGCGCGCGTCGCGGCCTCGGCGCCGGGCGAGGCCGAGCTGCGCGCCCTGCGCCTGCCCCAGCCCAGCGTGCTGGTCTCGGCCGACGGCCAGACCCTGGCCACGCTGCGCCGCGTGCACCTGCAGCCGCTGCCGCTGGACCGCATGGGACCGCTGCTGCCGTCCGCGCTGGTGGCCACCGAGGACCGCCGCTTCGCCGAGCACGACGGCATCGACTGGCGCCGCACCGTCAGCGCGGCACTGCACACCGCGACCGGCGACGTGCAGGGTGGCTCCACCATCACGCAGCAGCTGGCGCGCAACCTGTTCCCCAAGGAGATCGGCCGCGCGCGCAGCCTGGAGCGCAAGGTCAAGGAGATGGTCACCGCGCGCCGCATCGAGCGGCTGTGGACCAAGGAGCAGATCCTCGAGCGCTACCTGAACTCGGTGCCCTTCCTCTACAACGTGATGGGCGTGGAGATGGCCGCGCGCACCTACTTCGGCCGCGGCGCCGAGGAGCTGGACACCGCGCAGGTGGCCACGCTGGTCGGCATGCTCAAGGGCACCCACTACTACAACCCGGTGCTGCATCCGCAGCGCGCCCGCGAGCGGCGCAACGTGGTGCTGCTGCAGATGGCCCGCCACGGCCTGATCGAGGACGGCGCACTGCGCGCGCTGCAGGCGCGGCCGATGGCGGTGTCGCTGCAGCGGCCGCGCGACGGCGATGGCGGTGCCCCGCACTTCGCTGTGCTGGTGCGGCGCTGGCTCAACGCCTGGGCCGAGGCGCGTGGGCTCGACCCCGCGGCGGACGGTCTGGTGGTGCAGACCACGCTCGACAGCCGGCTGCAGCGGGCGGCCGAGTCGGCGCTGGCCGGCCAGGCCCGGCTGCTGCAGGACGTCGCCGCGGTGGAATGGTCGCGCGCCCGGCCGCCCTTCTCCACCGACCCGCAGGCCTATGCCGCCTGGGCCCGCCGCGCCGCCGGCTTCGACTGGTTCTGGCAGCAGCGTCCGCAGCTGCTCGACGAGGCGCTGCGGCAGAGCGGCGCCTACCGGGAGGCACGGCAGCAGGGGCTGGACGAGGCGGCGGCCCTGGGCCACCTCCGGCAGGACGCACGCGCCGTCGCCCGCGCCAAGGCCGACTTCACCCGCCTGGAGGCCGGCTTCGTCGCCGTCGAACCGGGCACGGGGGCGGTGCGGGCCTGGGTCGGCAGCCGCGATTTCGGCGAGGACCAGTTCGACCACGTCGCCCAGGCGCAGCGCCAGCCGGGGTCGACCTTCAAGCCCTTCGTCTATGGCGCCGCGCTCGAGGCCGGGCTCACGCCCGACCGCGGCTTCGTCGACGAGCCGGTGGAGATCCGCCTGGCCGACGGCAACGCCTGGCGCCCGACCGACATGGGCGGCCCCAGCTACCGCTGGATGACGCTGCGCGAGGGCCTGGCGCAGTCGAAGAACACCATCACCGCGCAGGCCATGATGGCCGCCGGGCTGCCGCGGGTGGTGCAGGTGGCGCGCGCGGCCGGGGTGCAGAGCCGGCTCGACGCGGTGCCGTCGCTGGCGCTGGGCACCAGCCCGGTGACGCTGCTGGAGATGGTCGGCGCCTACGCCACGCTGGCCACCGAAGGCCAGCGCCGCACGCCCTGGTTCATCCAGCAGGTGAGCGACCGCCACGGCCAGGTGCTGGCCGCCTACGCCCCGCCCGACGCGGTGCAGGCGCTGGCCCGCGAGACGGCCAACGACCTGATCGAAATGCTGCGGGGCCCGGTGCGCAGCGGCACCGCCACCGCCATCCGCAGCCGCTACGGCATCAACGCCGACGTCGCGGGCAAGACCGGCACCACGCAACGCAACACCGACGGCTGGTTCATCCTCATGCACCGCGACCTGGTCGCCGGTGCCTGGGTCGGCTTCAACGACCAGCGGGTGACCATGCGCTCGGACCACTGGGGCCAGGGCGGGCACGGCGCCCTGCGCATCGTCGGCGAGTTCACCCGCGAGGCGCTGAAGCAGGGCTGGCTGGACGCCAAGGCCACCTTGCCCCCGCCGCTGCGCCCGCCGGCCCCGCCGCCGCGGCCCGAGGACGACCTGCTGGAGGTCGACCCCGGCCACCCGCCACCGGAAGCCGGTCCGCCGCTGTGGAGCGGCGCGTCGCCCGGCATGGCGCCGACGGTGCCGGCCGGCGTCATCGTGCAGCGCGTCGGCGGCAGCACGGCCATCGGCGACGCCGCCGGCATGCAGTCCCTGCGCGGGCAGGACGCCCCGCCCAAGACCGAGCGGGAGCTGGAACAGGCCCTCGGCCCGGTGCGGCCGGCGACGCCGGCGCCGCTGGCCACGCCGGGGCTGGGCCTGAACTAG
- a CDS encoding branched-chain amino acid ABC transporter permease, with translation MQALQIVISGIAQGCIYGLIALGFVLIYKATETVTFAQGELMMLGAFAGLAAVTVMGLPFWVAVPLAVAAMALLGLLIERVTIRPVLGQPVFSIVMLTLGLGYMARGAVTMIPGIGTDTHALPVPYKDVLWRAGELVVNAEQLVVIGTTALLCAGLYGLFSRSRVGIAMQAVSQNQLAAYYMGIPVKRLNGIVWALAAAVAALAGLLLAPITFVHANMGFIGLKALPAAVVGGFGSLPGAVVGGLVIGVVESLAGFYLPEGVKDVAAYVVVLVMLMVRPNGLFGETSRKKV, from the coding sequence TTGCAGGCGCTACAGATCGTCATCAGCGGCATCGCGCAGGGCTGCATCTACGGCCTGATCGCCCTCGGCTTCGTGCTCATCTACAAGGCCACCGAGACGGTGACCTTCGCCCAGGGCGAGCTGATGATGCTCGGGGCCTTTGCCGGGCTGGCCGCGGTGACGGTGATGGGCCTGCCGTTCTGGGTCGCGGTGCCGCTGGCGGTGGCGGCGATGGCGCTGCTCGGCCTGCTGATCGAGCGGGTGACCATCCGGCCGGTGCTCGGCCAGCCGGTGTTCAGCATCGTCATGCTGACGCTGGGCCTGGGCTACATGGCCCGCGGCGCGGTGACCATGATCCCGGGCATCGGCACCGACACGCATGCCCTGCCGGTGCCCTACAAGGACGTGCTGTGGCGCGCCGGCGAGCTGGTGGTCAACGCCGAGCAGCTGGTGGTGATCGGCACCACGGCGCTGCTGTGCGCCGGGCTGTACGGGCTGTTCAGCCGCAGCCGCGTCGGCATCGCCATGCAGGCGGTGTCGCAGAACCAGCTCGCGGCCTACTACATGGGCATCCCGGTCAAGCGGCTCAACGGCATCGTCTGGGCGCTGGCGGCGGCGGTGGCCGCGCTGGCCGGGCTGCTGCTGGCGCCGATCACCTTCGTGCACGCGAACATGGGCTTCATCGGGTTGAAGGCGTTGCCGGCGGCGGTGGTCGGCGGCTTCGGCAGCCTGCCGGGCGCGGTGGTCGGCGGGCTGGTCATCGGGGTGGTGGAGTCGCTGGCCGGCTTCTACCTGCCCGAAGGGGTGAAGGACGTGGCGGCCTACGTGGTGGTGCTGGTGATGCTGATGGTGCGGCCCAACGGGCTGTTCGGCGAAACCTCGCGCAAGAAGGTCTGA
- a CDS encoding long-chain fatty acid--CoA ligase, whose protein sequence is MTSLWNAGRLKPGPEKVLEGETLPQLFRHAVRRRGDRTFMRQKAFGVWRAWSWREAEQAVREIAMGLVALGLQPGQCASILSNTVVDWVLADLGILCAAGVSNGVYPTDSASQLQYLCEDSATVVLFVEDDEQLDKALAVRAQCPTLRRIVVFDMEGLRGLDDPMVMGLDALRALGREHDGRHPELFDQRCATPKPDDLAILIYTSGTTGRPKGAMHSHRALVHTVHGYDQMTAQDERDERMCFLPLCHVAERLGGEYSAIYTGAVLNFVENPDTVPENVREIAPTVFTAVPRVWEKFYSGVRIALAEATPLQRAAYAWAIGVGQRVAERVLAGQPVPASLKARFQLARWLVLDNVRKLIGVHRARYLVTGAAPISPDLVRWYLALGLPMLEAWGMTETCGASTAMPAGRIKPGSIGKPGPHNEVKVDPATGELLVRGANVFMGYLNQPQKTAEAIDADGWLHTGDVGTVDEEGYFRITDRMKDIIITAGGKNITPSEIENELKFSPYITDAVVIGDKRPYLTALVLIDQENVEKYAQDHDVPFSNYTSLTRAPEVVALIEAEVAKVNAKFARVEQLKAFRLLENQLTAEDEELTATMKLKRSLVQKKYAPLIESMYARQTTP, encoded by the coding sequence ATGACCTCGTTGTGGAACGCCGGGCGGCTGAAGCCGGGACCGGAGAAGGTGCTGGAGGGCGAGACCCTGCCGCAGCTCTTCCGCCACGCGGTGCGCCGGCGCGGCGACCGCACCTTCATGCGGCAGAAAGCATTCGGCGTCTGGCGCGCCTGGAGCTGGCGCGAGGCCGAGCAGGCGGTGCGCGAGATCGCGATGGGGCTGGTGGCGCTGGGCCTGCAGCCGGGCCAGTGCGCCTCCATCCTGTCCAACACCGTGGTCGACTGGGTGCTGGCCGACCTCGGCATCCTGTGCGCGGCCGGCGTGTCCAACGGCGTCTACCCCACCGACTCGGCCTCGCAGCTGCAGTACCTGTGCGAGGACTCCGCCACCGTGGTGCTGTTCGTCGAGGACGACGAGCAACTGGACAAGGCGCTGGCCGTGCGCGCGCAGTGCCCGACGCTGCGCCGCATCGTCGTCTTCGACATGGAGGGCCTGCGCGGCCTGGACGACCCGATGGTGATGGGCCTGGACGCCCTGCGCGCGCTGGGCCGCGAGCACGACGGCCGCCACCCCGAGCTGTTCGACCAGCGCTGCGCGACACCGAAGCCCGACGACCTGGCCATCCTCATCTACACCAGCGGCACCACCGGCCGGCCCAAGGGCGCGATGCACAGCCACCGCGCGCTGGTCCACACGGTGCACGGCTACGACCAGATGACGGCGCAGGACGAGCGCGACGAGCGCATGTGCTTCCTGCCGCTGTGCCACGTCGCCGAACGGCTGGGCGGCGAGTACAGCGCCATCTACACCGGCGCGGTGCTCAACTTCGTCGAGAACCCGGACACCGTGCCGGAGAACGTGCGCGAGATCGCGCCCACCGTCTTCACCGCCGTGCCGCGGGTGTGGGAGAAGTTCTACTCCGGCGTGCGCATCGCGCTGGCCGAGGCGACGCCACTGCAGCGTGCGGCCTACGCCTGGGCCATCGGCGTCGGCCAGCGCGTGGCCGAGCGGGTGCTGGCCGGGCAGCCGGTGCCGGCCAGCCTGAAGGCGCGCTTCCAGCTCGCGCGCTGGCTGGTGCTGGACAACGTGCGCAAGCTCATCGGCGTGCACCGGGCGCGCTACCTGGTCACCGGCGCCGCGCCCATCTCGCCGGACCTGGTGCGCTGGTACCTGGCGCTGGGCCTGCCGATGCTCGAGGCCTGGGGCATGACCGAGACCTGCGGCGCGTCCACCGCCATGCCGGCCGGGCGCATCAAGCCGGGCTCCATCGGCAAGCCGGGGCCGCACAACGAGGTGAAGGTCGACCCGGCCACCGGCGAGCTGCTGGTGCGCGGCGCCAACGTCTTCATGGGCTACCTCAACCAGCCGCAGAAGACGGCCGAGGCGATCGACGCCGACGGCTGGCTGCACACCGGCGACGTGGGCACGGTGGACGAGGAAGGGTACTTCCGCATCACCGACCGCATGAAGGACATCATCATCACCGCGGGCGGCAAGAACATCACGCCCAGCGAGATCGAGAACGAGCTGAAGTTCTCGCCCTACATCACCGACGCGGTGGTCATCGGCGACAAGCGGCCCTACCTCACCGCGCTCGTCCTGATCGACCAGGAGAACGTCGAGAAGTACGCGCAGGACCACGACGTGCCGTTCTCCAACTACACCAGCCTGACCCGCGCCCCCGAGGTGGTGGCGCTGATCGAGGCCGAGGTGGCCAAGGTCAACGCCAAGTTCGCCCGCGTCGAGCAGCTGAAGGCCTTCCGGCTGCTCGAGAACCAGCTCACCGCCGAGGACGAGGAGCTGACCGCCACCATGAAGCTCAAGCGCAGCCTGGTGCAGAAGAAGTACGCACCGCTGATCGAGTCGATGTACGCACGACAGACGACCCCCTGA
- a CDS encoding ABC transporter substrate-binding protein, with amino-acid sequence MKHKQLAAAALLALGTTGFTSAALAQSQGVSKTEIVLGSILDQSGPLAGYGKQIRMGLLLRQDEINEQGGVNGRKVRLVIEDDGYDPRKAVLAAQKLVNQDKVFAVVGHLGTAQNMASMPIQFEKNILNFFPVTAAREMYEPLHRLKYSFAATYYDQIRTSLPALVKEKSAKKPCILYQDDDFGLEVLRGAEAGLKGTGMELAEKTSYKRGATDFSSQVARMKSAQCDVVVLGTIIRETIGAIAEARKTGYAPVFVGTSAAYTDLIHKLGGKAMDGLYATHTVQHPYLDEASEPIRFWANKYKTKFNEDPTVFSVYGYMVLDSFIRGAQAAGPNLTTDSFIAAMDKMTLPADIFGGPPMSFTATKRLGSPASRLSMLQDGRWKVMSGYVSPAN; translated from the coding sequence ATGAAGCACAAGCAACTCGCCGCCGCCGCGCTGCTGGCGCTCGGCACCACCGGGTTCACCAGCGCCGCCCTGGCCCAGTCGCAGGGCGTCTCGAAGACCGAGATCGTGCTCGGCAGCATCCTCGACCAGTCGGGGCCGCTGGCCGGCTACGGCAAGCAGATCCGCATGGGCCTGCTGCTGCGGCAGGACGAGATCAACGAACAGGGCGGCGTCAACGGCCGCAAGGTCCGGCTGGTGATCGAGGACGACGGCTACGACCCGCGCAAGGCGGTGCTGGCCGCGCAGAAGCTGGTCAACCAGGACAAGGTGTTCGCGGTGGTCGGCCACCTGGGCACGGCGCAGAACATGGCGTCGATGCCCATCCAGTTCGAGAAGAACATCCTCAACTTCTTCCCGGTCACCGCGGCGCGCGAGATGTACGAGCCGCTGCACCGGCTGAAGTATTCCTTCGCCGCTACCTATTACGACCAGATCCGCACGTCGCTGCCGGCGCTGGTGAAGGAGAAGTCGGCCAAGAAGCCCTGCATCCTGTACCAGGACGACGACTTCGGCCTCGAGGTGCTTCGCGGCGCCGAGGCGGGGCTGAAGGGCACCGGCATGGAGCTGGCCGAGAAGACCAGCTACAAGCGCGGCGCCACCGACTTCTCCAGCCAGGTGGCGCGCATGAAGTCGGCGCAGTGCGACGTGGTGGTGCTGGGCACCATCATCCGCGAGACCATCGGCGCCATCGCCGAGGCGCGCAAGACCGGCTACGCGCCGGTCTTCGTCGGCACCAGCGCCGCCTACACCGACCTCATCCACAAGCTGGGCGGCAAGGCCATGGACGGGCTATACGCCACCCACACCGTGCAGCACCCCTACCTGGACGAGGCGTCGGAGCCGATCCGCTTCTGGGCCAACAAGTACAAGACCAAGTTCAACGAGGACCCGACGGTGTTCTCGGTCTACGGCTACATGGTGCTGGACAGCTTCATCCGCGGCGCGCAGGCGGCGGGCCCGAACCTCACCACCGACAGCTTCATCGCGGCGATGGACAAGATGACGCTGCCGGCCGACATCTTCGGCGGCCCGCCGATGAGCTTCACCGCGACCAAGCGGCTGGGCTCGCCGGCCTCGCGGCTGTCGATGCTGCAGGACGGCCGCTGGAAGGTCATGTCGGGGTATGTGAGCCCGGCGAACTAG
- a CDS encoding ABC transporter ATP-binding protein, giving the protein MTDQVLLQARHLGVRFGGVHAVKDVSFEVRRGEVFTLIGPNGAGKTTVFNLISRLYEPTSGELFFEGRRLNDLAPHRVAALGIARTFQNIELFEHATVLQNLLIGRHVHARSRLWQELLFTRRVRDAELAARRKVEEVIDFLDLQHHRDALVMGLPYGVRKVVELARALCTEPKLVLLDEPSSGLNPDETGDMAFWIQDMVRELGITVLMVEHDMGLVSRVSDRVLAMNQGEVLATGSAREVQAHPGVAEAYLGRSEDLSALRRRAA; this is encoded by the coding sequence ATGACAGATCAGGTCCTGCTCCAGGCGCGCCACCTCGGCGTGCGCTTCGGCGGCGTGCACGCGGTCAAGGACGTCAGCTTCGAGGTCCGCCGCGGCGAGGTGTTCACGCTGATCGGGCCCAACGGCGCCGGCAAGACGACGGTGTTCAACCTGATCAGCCGGCTCTACGAACCGACCAGCGGCGAGCTGTTCTTCGAGGGGCGGCGCCTCAACGACCTGGCGCCGCACCGGGTGGCCGCGCTGGGCATCGCGCGCACCTTCCAGAACATCGAGCTGTTCGAGCACGCCACCGTGCTGCAGAACCTGCTGATCGGCCGCCATGTGCACGCCCGCAGCCGGCTGTGGCAGGAGCTGCTGTTCACCCGCCGCGTGCGCGACGCCGAGCTGGCCGCGCGCCGCAAGGTCGAGGAGGTGATCGACTTCCTCGACCTGCAGCACCACCGCGACGCGCTGGTCATGGGCCTGCCCTACGGCGTGCGCAAGGTGGTGGAACTGGCGCGGGCGCTGTGCACCGAGCCCAAGCTGGTGCTGCTGGACGAGCCGTCCTCCGGCCTCAACCCGGACGAGACCGGCGACATGGCGTTCTGGATTCAGGACATGGTGCGCGAGCTGGGCATCACCGTGCTCATGGTCGAGCACGACATGGGCCTGGTGTCGCGGGTGTCCGACCGGGTGCTGGCGATGAACCAGGGCGAAGTGCTGGCCACCGGCAGCGCGCGCGAGGTGCAGGCGCACCCGGGTGTCGCGGAGGCCTACCTCGGGCGCAGCGAGGACCTGAGCGCGCTGCGCAGGAGGGCGGCATGA